From the Pseudobutyrivibrio ruminis HUN009 genome, one window contains:
- a CDS encoding DNA methyltransferase yields the protein MSNKKITVKELPIDVIDDSIYVIDQQNPNSYTHNFFKYPCKFIPEIPRWAIKSYITNPDTSKILDPFAGSGTTLLESSLAGVPAMGTEIDEVAKLIIKVKTSKLSNEQIAIARSETTRIIDVLENHAYKQDEVVKPKINNLEHWFREDILNDLGYVCFSINKLNDENVRDFLLICMASIVKKVSNADDISPKPYVSNKIIKNPPEVNKMFSDTVDKYLECMEELGREILAPVEVSGSATNILADDNTFDLAITSPPYINAFDYVRTLRLENLWLNTASEDELREKKKKYFGTESFRVKEEIKNLDILSDSKLLAEYYEKIFPLDERRALVVKKFFEDMKTNLVEVYRTLKPGARYVIVIGNSTIRKVNIESWKVLKDIAIGVGYEYCTHISYEIQNHYIRIPRGNQGGKIAIDHILVLKK from the coding sequence ATGTCTAATAAAAAAATAACTGTAAAAGAATTACCTATAGATGTGATTGACGATTCGATATATGTGATTGATCAGCAAAATCCAAACTCATATACCCATAATTTTTTTAAATATCCTTGCAAATTTATACCTGAAATTCCTCGGTGGGCTATAAAGAGTTACATCACAAATCCAGATACTTCTAAAATATTGGATCCTTTTGCAGGAAGTGGAACAACTTTACTAGAGTCATCATTAGCTGGAGTTCCAGCTATGGGAACAGAAATAGATGAGGTTGCCAAACTTATTATTAAAGTAAAAACTAGTAAGCTGTCGAATGAGCAAATTGCAATCGCACGAAGTGAAACAACTAGAATAATAGACGTATTGGAAAATCACGCATATAAACAGGATGAAGTGGTGAAACCGAAGATAAATAATCTCGAACATTGGTTTAGAGAAGATATTTTAAATGATCTTGGATATGTTTGTTTTTCAATTAATAAACTTAATGATGAGAATGTTAGGGATTTTCTTTTGATATGTATGGCAAGTATAGTAAAAAAAGTTTCGAATGCAGATGATATTTCACCTAAACCATATGTTTCGAATAAAATTATAAAAAATCCACCCGAAGTTAATAAGATGTTCTCTGATACTGTAGACAAATATCTTGAATGCATGGAAGAATTAGGAAGAGAAATACTTGCACCGGTAGAGGTGAGCGGTTCTGCTACAAATATTCTTGCTGATGATAATACATTTGATTTAGCGATTACCTCTCCACCTTACATCAACGCATTTGATTATGTTAGAACATTAAGACTGGAAAACCTTTGGTTGAATACAGCGTCTGAAGATGAGTTGAGAGAGAAGAAAAAAAAATATTTTGGAACAGAGAGTTTTCGAGTAAAAGAGGAAATTAAAAATCTTGACATTCTAAGTGATTCGAAATTGCTTGCGGAATACTATGAGAAAATTTTTCCACTTGATGAAAGACGTGCATTAGTGGTAAAAAAGTTTTTTGAAGACATGAAAACAAACTTGGTTGAAGTTTATCGAACATTAAAACCAGGTGCACGATATGTAATTGTAATAGGAAATAGTACAATTAGAAAAGTAAATATTGAAAGCTGGAAGGTGTTAAAAGATATAGCAATTGGAGTTGGTTATGAATATTGTACGCACATTAGTTACGAGATACAGAACCATTACATTCGAATTCCTAGGGGAAATCAAGGTGGGAAAATAGCAATAGATCATATATTGGTTTTAAAAAAATAA
- a CDS encoding McrB family protein: MSNNVSVKIDSEIDSRLKRIMQQRNIHNETTDKADDNTKIEKEELFIKRNPRKNKIHPINQIIYGAPGTGKTYSTVEYAVAIIENRQINNNPLTPDERKELIEKYEFYMNRGQITFTTFHQSYGYEEFIQGIRPIPAGDTINFGVVDGVFKKISDVAIGDMNNNYVIIIDEINRGNISKIFGELITLIEEDKRWGELNQMSVTLPMGQNFAVPNNLYIIGTMNSADKSISLIDAALRRRFEFVEMAPNPAFVSDEKLRNVLKSLNEYLRKEQRSTDLLIGHSYFIGKTIIEIEPIMNRCVIPLLYEYFYDDESKIKKALECIKGTGYEIDDSSAGRIKVKKEEG, encoded by the coding sequence ATGAGTAATAATGTTTCAGTAAAAATAGATTCAGAAATTGATTCCCGCCTAAAAAGAATTATGCAACAACGAAATATTCATAATGAGACTACAGATAAGGCAGATGACAATACCAAAATCGAAAAAGAAGAGCTTTTTATAAAAAGAAATCCTCGAAAAAATAAAATACATCCAATAAATCAAATAATATATGGAGCCCCTGGAACAGGGAAAACATATTCAACAGTCGAGTATGCAGTTGCAATTATAGAAAATCGTCAAATAAATAATAATCCACTGACTCCAGATGAGCGAAAAGAACTTATAGAAAAATATGAATTCTATATGAATCGTGGTCAAATTACTTTTACAACATTTCATCAAAGCTATGGTTATGAGGAATTTATTCAGGGAATTAGACCTATTCCTGCTGGCGATACGATAAATTTTGGTGTTGTAGACGGCGTTTTCAAAAAAATATCAGATGTTGCCATTGGCGATATGAATAATAATTACGTAATTATTATTGATGAAATAAATCGAGGCAATATATCAAAAATATTCGGAGAACTTATTACGCTTATTGAAGAGGATAAGAGATGGGGGGAACTTAACCAAATGTCGGTTACTCTTCCAATGGGGCAAAACTTTGCGGTTCCCAACAATCTATATATAATAGGAACAATGAACTCTGCTGATAAGTCAATCTCGCTAATTGATGCTGCTTTACGAAGAAGATTTGAATTTGTTGAGATGGCACCTAATCCAGCCTTTGTAAGTGATGAAAAACTAAGAAATGTATTAAAATCACTAAATGAATATCTTCGAAAAGAACAAAGGAGTACAGATTTACTCATAGGACACTCTTATTTCATAGGGAAGACGATAATTGAAATAGAGCCTATCATGAATAGGTGTGTTATACCATTATTGTACGAATATTTCTATGATGACGAGTCTAAAATAAAAAAAGCACTCGAGTGTATTAAAGGAACTGGATATGAGATTGATGATTCTTCAGCTGGAAGAATAAAGGTAAAAAAAGAGGAAGGTTGA
- a CDS encoding McrC family protein — translation MVNGFEYTKIKSKKLPSTWQKEGVLGELEHFLQENWEQRSIFYSDYQITSRQQFIDFDRKDGIKLQNYVGTIIFKGEQLNIFPKIFKEDEDDYDTDDLELNDLIGNLVYWLEYCDRLNFPFVSMKGQLDNSENLMELFITIYVNYVRTAIDKQRYFQYENTTETGSFVKGKINFIDYATKKYPSGNRGALEYTYSNFVFDNLMNRIIKCTCIFLLNISNQTANKNTIRNILIKLGEVETVNCSPYDCDKIHLSAMNSNYRIILSMSKMFLLNKVNSYNIGNTDAFCFLFPAEILFEGFIGGFIRDTFSDIAKVKTQASDQYLADLLVDGEVIGNAFLLKEDILVEVGEKTFVLDTKYKEIDRFHKVKDNKKLKISDNDMKQMAIYAAKRNAEKLFLIYPLHKNEDLEEVKVSYNIHLQEQGLLETIPLEIIKVPFAYSESKEKTRLLLKQILLNAMEGQKWAEQPAN, via the coding sequence ATGGTAAATGGATTTGAATATACAAAAATAAAATCCAAAAAATTACCAAGTACATGGCAGAAAGAAGGTGTACTAGGTGAACTAGAGCACTTTCTTCAAGAAAACTGGGAACAGCGCTCAATCTTTTATTCGGATTATCAAATCACAAGTAGACAACAGTTTATTGATTTTGATAGAAAAGATGGCATTAAGTTACAAAACTATGTCGGGACGATAATTTTTAAAGGTGAGCAATTAAATATTTTCCCTAAAATATTTAAAGAAGATGAGGACGATTATGATACAGATGATCTTGAACTTAATGATTTAATAGGTAACTTAGTATATTGGCTCGAATATTGTGACCGATTGAATTTTCCTTTTGTGTCTATGAAGGGGCAATTGGACAATTCGGAAAATTTGATGGAGTTATTTATTACAATATATGTGAATTATGTTAGGACTGCAATAGATAAACAGAGGTATTTTCAATATGAAAATACAACTGAAACAGGTTCTTTTGTGAAAGGAAAAATTAACTTTATAGATTATGCGACAAAAAAATATCCTTCTGGGAATCGTGGAGCGTTAGAATATACATATTCAAATTTTGTATTTGATAATTTGATGAATAGGATAATTAAATGTACTTGTATTTTTTTGCTTAATATATCTAATCAAACAGCCAATAAAAACACAATACGTAATATACTAATAAAACTTGGTGAGGTTGAAACTGTAAATTGTTCGCCATATGACTGCGATAAAATACACCTTAGCGCTATGAATTCAAACTACAGAATAATTCTTAGTATGAGTAAAATGTTTTTATTGAATAAAGTCAATTCATATAATATTGGAAATACAGATGCTTTTTGTTTTCTTTTCCCAGCTGAAATACTATTTGAAGGTTTTATCGGAGGATTTATTCGAGACACATTTAGTGATATAGCAAAGGTAAAAACACAAGCAAGTGATCAGTATCTCGCAGATCTTTTGGTCGATGGAGAAGTAATCGGTAATGCGTTTTTGTTAAAAGAAGATATTTTGGTTGAAGTTGGGGAAAAAACATTCGTTTTAGATACCAAGTATAAAGAAATTGATCGTTTTCACAAAGTTAAAGATAATAAAAAGTTAAAGATTAGTGATAATGATATGAAACAAATGGCGATTTATGCAGCTAAAAGGAACGCAGAGAAACTTTTCCTCATATACCCCCTACACAAAAATGAAGACCTAGAAGAAGTAAAGGTAAGTTATAACATTCATTTGCAGGAACAAGGACTTCTGGAAACAATACCTCTTGAAATTATTAAAGTACCATTTGCATATAGTGAAAGCAAAGAAAAAACACGTTTATTACTAAAACAAATACTATTAAACGCTATGGAGGGACAAAAATGGGCAGAACAACCGGCGAACTAG